The Acidobacteriota bacterium nucleotide sequence GAAGGGCCAGTGGCTTGGTCGCGAACGGGGACCATCGGGGATGCGCCTCGCGACTGGCGCGCGCCGCGGGCGAGCCCCATCATCGGCGCATGGCCTTCGCGCGGGACGATCTCCGTTCGATTCCCGGAGTCGGGGAGAGCCTCGCCCGCGACCTTCGCGACCTCGGTTACTCCTCCCCAGCCGATCTCGCCGGTGAGGATCCGGAGCGGATGTACCGCCGGCTCTGCGAGCTGCGGGGCGGGCCGGTCGACCGCTGCGTGCTGTACGTCTTTCGCTGCGCCGTCTACTACGCGAGCAGCGAGGCGCCGGATCCGGAACTCCTGAAATGGTGGCGGTGGAAGGACCGCCCGGAGGCGCCGGGGTGAGCGGTCGCCGGCGCCCGCGAGGGGCGCACCCCTTCGGGGGAGCCGGTGCCCGGCTTTCCGGTCCGGCCCTGGGGGAGG carries:
- a CDS encoding pathogenicity locus — translated: MAFARDDLRSIPGVGESLARDLRDLGYSSPADLAGEDPERMYRRLCELRGGPVDRCVLYVFRCAVYYASSEAPDPELLKWWRWKDRPEAPG